One genomic region from Deltaproteobacteria bacterium encodes:
- a CDS encoding acyltransferase family protein, translated as MPETIFDLQRQIEARIRRIPTRLNAYGYDPWGFHPDTARRAMLVTALLYRYWFRVETQGIANIPPGRVLLISNHAGQIALDAAMISCACLLEAEPPRVIRGMGEYWLPTVPWVNELMVRTGSVVGTRKNCIDLLENEEAVIAFPEGVRGMNKLIWERYQLQEFGQGFMRLALETHTPIVPIAVVGSEEQAPAIANVRSLARLLRLPAFPVTLTWPLLGPLGLVPLPVKYRITFGEPMTFEGNPSDEDEVIGEKVEQVKASIATMLARGLAARRSLFW; from the coding sequence CTGCCGGAGACGATCTTCGATCTCCAGCGGCAGATCGAGGCGCGCATACGCCGCATCCCGACGCGCCTCAACGCCTACGGCTACGACCCGTGGGGCTTCCATCCGGACACGGCGCGGCGCGCGATGCTGGTGACGGCGCTCCTCTACCGCTACTGGTTCCGGGTGGAGACGCAGGGCATCGCCAACATCCCGCCGGGGCGGGTGCTCCTGATCAGCAACCACGCGGGACAGATCGCACTCGACGCCGCCATGATCTCCTGCGCCTGCCTGCTCGAGGCAGAGCCGCCGCGCGTCATACGCGGCATGGGCGAGTACTGGCTGCCGACGGTACCGTGGGTGAACGAGCTCATGGTGCGCACGGGGTCCGTCGTCGGCACGCGCAAGAACTGCATCGATCTCCTCGAGAACGAGGAGGCGGTGATCGCCTTCCCCGAGGGCGTGCGCGGCATGAACAAGCTCATCTGGGAGCGCTACCAGCTCCAGGAGTTCGGGCAGGGCTTCATGCGCCTGGCGCTGGAGACCCACACCCCGATCGTACCGATCGCGGTGGTCGGCTCCGAGGAGCAGGCGCCGGCGATCGCCAACGTCCGCTCGCTTGCCCGGCTGCTGCGCCTGCCGGCCTTCCCGGTGACCCTCACCTGGCCGCTCCTCGGCCCCCTCGGGCTCGTACCGCTCCCGGTCAAGTACCGCATCACCTTCGGCGAGCCGATGACCTTCGAGGGCAACCCGAGCGACGAGGACGAGGTCATCGGGGAGAAGGTCGAGCAGGTGAAGGCCAGCATCGCCACCATGCTCGCGCGCGGGCTCGCCGCGCGGCGATCGCTCTTCTGGTAG
- a CDS encoding acriflavine resistance protein B — protein MNLAAPFIRRPIATTLVMCAVLLFGIGAYQTLPTSDLPNVDFPTLLVQASNPGASPETMASSVATPLERQFSTIAGLTSMNSTNALGSTQITLQFDLSRNIDAAAQDVQAAITQATPFLPPGMPTPPTYRKVNPADQPILYVGLTSKMLPLWTVDDYAEVLLAQRISMVSGVAQVQVFGAQKFAVRVQLDPHALASRGIGIDEVADAVRNANVNLPTGTLYGKERAFTVQATGQLTDAKAYGPVIVTYRNGAPVRLEQLGRVIDSVEDDKTASWYLDQQTTERAIVLAIQRQPGTNTVQVAEDVKALLPVLGKEIPPSVTLRVLFDRSQSIRDSVNDVKVTMLIAFALVVMVIFVFLRNLSATVIPSLALPLSVVGTFAAMAPLGYTVDNLSLLALTLSIGFVVDDAIVILENIVRHMEAGERPFDAALAGSDEIGFTILSMTLSLAAVFIPVLFMPGILGRLFHEFAVTICVAILLSGFVSLTLTPMLCARFLRPHARERHGRFYQATERVFDRLLDAYRRSLAWVLRHRPATMLVSLAILVATVVLFRAVAKGFIPDQDQSAIFAVAEAEQGISFEAMVERQQAVAAIISQDANVAQLFSTIVSSTSGAGMTANQGRMFLHLVPRARRRSIARVIDELRPKVAAVPGLRVFMQQLPTIRIGGQLTKSQYQFTLQGTNTNELYRAAQGFEKQMRAIPGLADVTSDLQLQSPQVNVVIDRDKASALGVTADQIENALYDAYGDRWISTIYAPNNQYRVIIELEERWQLDPAALSLLYVRSSKGDLVPLSTVATLDEGVGPLTVNHAGQLPAVTLSFNLQPGASIGDAVARIEALARQKLPATITTSFQGTAQAFQSSLANLWFLLAAAILVIYIVLGVLYESFVHPLTILSGLPSAGFGALLTLVVFRAELDVYAFIGIIMLIGIVKKNAIMQIDFALAAEREEGKAPIDAITEGCLIRFRPIMMTTMAALLGTLPIALAFGAGAEARRPLGLAVVGGLLFSQLITLYLTPVYYTYLEALVQAWRRRRRTRRVRPAEPARPAESPAVVPFERHGGDQRQSR, from the coding sequence ATGAACCTCGCCGCGCCGTTCATCCGCCGTCCCATCGCGACGACGCTCGTCATGTGCGCCGTGCTGCTGTTCGGCATCGGCGCGTACCAGACGCTGCCGACGAGCGACCTACCGAACGTCGACTTCCCGACCCTGCTGGTGCAGGCGTCGAATCCGGGCGCGAGCCCGGAGACGATGGCGTCGTCGGTCGCGACCCCGCTCGAGCGGCAGTTCTCCACCATCGCCGGGCTCACGTCGATGAACTCGACGAACGCCCTCGGCTCGACGCAGATCACGCTGCAGTTCGACCTGTCGCGCAACATCGACGCCGCCGCGCAGGACGTCCAGGCGGCGATCACCCAGGCGACGCCCTTCCTCCCGCCCGGCATGCCGACGCCGCCGACGTACCGCAAGGTGAACCCGGCCGACCAGCCGATCCTCTACGTCGGCCTCACCTCGAAGATGCTGCCGCTCTGGACCGTCGACGACTATGCCGAGGTGCTCCTCGCACAGCGCATCTCGATGGTGAGCGGCGTCGCGCAGGTGCAGGTCTTCGGCGCGCAGAAGTTCGCCGTGCGCGTGCAGCTCGACCCGCACGCGCTCGCGAGCCGCGGCATCGGCATCGACGAGGTGGCCGACGCGGTCCGGAACGCCAACGTCAACCTCCCGACCGGGACGCTCTACGGGAAGGAGCGTGCGTTCACGGTGCAGGCGACCGGGCAGCTGACGGACGCGAAGGCCTACGGGCCCGTCATCGTGACGTACCGGAACGGCGCCCCCGTCCGGCTCGAGCAGCTCGGGCGCGTGATCGACAGCGTCGAGGACGACAAGACGGCCTCGTGGTACCTCGACCAGCAGACCACCGAGCGCGCGATCGTGCTCGCGATCCAGCGCCAGCCGGGAACGAACACGGTCCAGGTGGCCGAGGACGTGAAGGCGCTCCTCCCCGTCCTCGGCAAGGAGATCCCGCCGTCGGTCACGCTGCGCGTCCTCTTCGACCGCTCGCAGTCGATCCGCGACTCGGTGAACGACGTGAAGGTGACGATGCTGATCGCCTTCGCGCTGGTCGTGATGGTGATCTTCGTCTTCCTCCGCAACCTCTCCGCGACCGTGATCCCGAGCCTCGCCCTGCCGCTCTCGGTCGTCGGCACGTTCGCCGCGATGGCGCCGCTCGGCTACACGGTCGACAACCTCTCGCTCCTCGCCCTCACGCTCTCGATCGGCTTCGTCGTCGACGACGCGATCGTCATCCTCGAGAACATCGTCCGCCACATGGAGGCGGGCGAGCGGCCGTTCGACGCCGCGCTCGCGGGCTCGGACGAGATCGGCTTCACGATCCTGTCGATGACGCTCTCGCTGGCGGCCGTCTTCATCCCGGTGCTCTTCATGCCGGGGATCCTCGGCCGGCTGTTCCACGAGTTCGCGGTGACGATCTGCGTCGCGATCCTGCTCTCCGGCTTCGTGTCGCTGACGCTCACCCCGATGCTCTGCGCGCGCTTCCTCCGCCCGCACGCGCGCGAGCGGCACGGCCGTTTCTACCAGGCGACCGAGCGCGTCTTCGATCGCCTGCTCGACGCCTACCGGCGGAGCCTCGCGTGGGTGCTCCGCCACCGCCCGGCGACGATGCTCGTCTCGCTCGCGATCCTGGTCGCGACGGTCGTCCTCTTCCGCGCCGTCGCGAAGGGGTTCATCCCCGACCAGGACCAGTCGGCGATCTTCGCCGTCGCCGAGGCGGAGCAGGGTATCTCGTTCGAGGCGATGGTCGAACGCCAGCAGGCGGTCGCCGCGATCATCAGCCAGGACGCGAACGTCGCGCAGCTGTTCTCGACGATCGTGAGCTCGACCTCGGGCGCCGGCATGACGGCGAACCAGGGGCGGATGTTCCTCCACCTGGTGCCGCGCGCGCGGCGCAGATCGATCGCCCGGGTCATCGACGAGCTGCGGCCGAAGGTGGCCGCCGTGCCTGGGCTCCGCGTCTTCATGCAGCAGCTGCCGACGATCCGCATCGGCGGCCAGCTCACGAAGAGCCAGTACCAGTTCACGCTCCAGGGCACGAACACGAACGAGCTCTACCGCGCGGCGCAGGGGTTCGAGAAGCAGATGCGCGCCATCCCGGGGCTCGCCGACGTGACGAGCGACCTCCAGCTCCAGAGCCCGCAGGTGAACGTCGTCATCGACCGCGACAAGGCGTCGGCCCTCGGCGTGACGGCCGATCAGATCGAGAACGCGCTCTACGACGCGTACGGCGACCGCTGGATCTCGACGATCTACGCGCCGAACAACCAGTATCGCGTCATCATCGAGCTCGAGGAGCGCTGGCAGCTCGACCCGGCCGCGCTCTCGCTGCTCTACGTCCGCTCGAGCAAGGGCGATCTCGTCCCGCTCTCGACCGTCGCGACCCTCGACGAGGGCGTCGGACCGCTCACCGTGAACCACGCCGGGCAGCTGCCGGCGGTGACGCTGTCGTTCAACCTCCAGCCCGGCGCGTCGATCGGCGACGCCGTCGCGCGCATCGAGGCGCTCGCGCGGCAGAAGCTCCCGGCGACGATCACGACGAGCTTCCAGGGGACCGCGCAGGCGTTCCAGTCCTCGCTCGCGAACCTCTGGTTCCTCCTCGCCGCCGCGATCCTCGTCATCTACATCGTGCTCGGCGTCCTCTACGAGAGCTTCGTCCACCCGCTGACGATCCTCTCCGGGCTCCCGTCGGCGGGCTTCGGCGCGCTGCTCACGCTCGTCGTGTTCCGCGCCGAGCTCGACGTCTACGCGTTCATCGGGATCATCATGCTGATCGGCATCGTGAAGAAGAACGCGATCATGCAGATCGACTTCGCGCTCGCCGCCGAGCGCGAGGAGGGAAAGGCGCCGATCGACGCGATCACCGAGGGCTGCCTCATCCGCTTCCGGCCGATCATGATGACGACGATGGCCGCGCTGCTCGGCACGCTCCCGATCGCGCTCGCGTTCGGCGCGGGGGCGGAGGCGCGCCGCCCGCTCGGCCTCGCGGTCGTCGGCGGGCTCCTCTTCTCGCAGCTGATCACGCTCTATCTGACGCCCGTCTACTACACATACCTCGAGGCGCTCGTGCAGGCGTGGCGGCGCCGACGTCGCACGCGTCGCGTGCGGCCGGCGGAGCCGGCGCGCCCGGCCGAGAGTCCCGCGGTGGTGCCGTTCGAGCGCCACGGCGGCGACCAGCGGCAGTCGCGCTGA
- a CDS encoding efflux RND transporter periplasmic adaptor subunit: protein MRHPSVVLLASLVLAACSSAPAGPAAPTAVPVRVATVERRDVPVALHAIGNVEAFQTVTLRSQVEGRLAEVRFKEGDEMRAGDLLFVVDPGPFQAALDQAKANFAKAEAQAANAAVQQRRTSELVKAGIVSRDEWDRVRTDAETAAAAVEAARAAVENAKLQLGFCYIASPLDGRIGRLLVNQGNLVKAHDTELATINQMKPIYVSFTVPEKELPAIRRWNAEHPLATRVAFPGGGKPIPGELSFIDNRVDTATGTVLLKAVFPNADEALWPGQFVDVTLTLTTERDAVVVPAATVQAGQEGPYVFVVKPDGTVDSRLVKVERTEGDEAVVASGVAPGERIVTIGFVRLAPGVRVTVEDGAPAPERVGAAR, encoded by the coding sequence GTGCGACACCCGTCCGTCGTCCTGCTCGCGTCCCTCGTGCTCGCCGCGTGCTCTTCCGCCCCCGCGGGCCCCGCGGCGCCGACCGCCGTGCCCGTGCGGGTCGCGACGGTCGAGCGGCGCGACGTGCCGGTCGCCCTGCACGCGATCGGCAACGTCGAGGCGTTCCAAACGGTCACGCTACGCTCCCAGGTGGAAGGCCGGCTCGCGGAGGTGCGCTTCAAGGAGGGCGACGAGATGCGGGCGGGCGACCTGCTCTTCGTCGTCGACCCGGGGCCCTTCCAGGCGGCGCTCGACCAGGCGAAGGCGAACTTCGCGAAGGCCGAGGCGCAGGCGGCGAACGCCGCCGTCCAGCAGCGGCGCACGAGCGAGCTCGTGAAGGCCGGGATCGTGTCGCGCGACGAGTGGGACCGGGTGCGCACCGATGCGGAGACGGCGGCGGCGGCGGTCGAGGCGGCGCGCGCAGCGGTCGAGAACGCGAAGCTCCAGCTCGGCTTCTGCTACATCGCCTCGCCGCTCGACGGCCGGATCGGCCGGCTCCTCGTGAACCAGGGGAACCTCGTCAAGGCACACGACACGGAGCTCGCGACGATCAACCAGATGAAGCCGATCTACGTGAGCTTCACGGTCCCCGAGAAGGAGCTGCCGGCGATCCGGCGGTGGAACGCCGAGCACCCGCTCGCGACGCGCGTCGCGTTCCCGGGCGGCGGGAAGCCGATCCCGGGCGAGCTCAGCTTCATCGACAACCGGGTCGACACGGCGACCGGCACCGTCCTCCTGAAGGCCGTCTTCCCGAACGCGGACGAGGCGCTCTGGCCGGGGCAGTTCGTCGACGTGACGCTCACGCTCACGACGGAGCGCGACGCGGTCGTCGTCCCCGCCGCGACCGTGCAGGCGGGTCAGGAGGGCCCGTACGTCTTCGTCGTGAAGCCCGACGGCACGGTGGACTCCCGGCTGGTGAAGGTGGAGCGCACGGAGGGCGACGAGGCCGTCGTCGCGTCGGGCGTCGCGCCGGGCGAGCGGATCGTGACCATCGGCTTCGTCCGGCTCGCCCCCGGGGTCCGGGTGACGGTCGAGGACGGCGCGCCGGCGCCGGAGCGCGTCGGGGCGGCGCGATGA
- a CDS encoding sigma-54-dependent Fis family transcriptional regulator produces the protein MRILILDDEPLRVAALTAAARRACPAAHVTSTAGEPGAATDDARPRLLVIGPARADQAGGADLVRALRARCRDLAVLVVSGRDTADAAVEAMKAGAGDYVVLRDAEGLARVTEAVTRLARAAAPAGLSRHAAAARGEGLSGLVGRSRAIDEVRTLVRTAAHTEAHVLIEGETGTGKEVVARAVHGLGRRAAGPFVPVNCAAVPETLAESEFFGHARGAFTGALQERPGALQLADRGTLFLDEVEDLPLALQAKLLRVVQDREVRPLGGSVARRFDVRLIAASNRDLARMIEAGTFRSDLYYRLRVFTIQLPPLRQRRDDVPLLIEHFVGRFNHRHGTAFGVPGAAALRPLLEHPWPGNVRELENVVESVLILAGATGASMAEVLGASQRPVGGFQLDERSRIVRMLDEHRWNRQRAAAALGISRVTLWRRMERHGIRDPLGTPARETA, from the coding sequence GTGCGTATCCTCATCCTCGACGACGAGCCGCTCCGCGTCGCGGCGCTGACCGCGGCGGCGCGGCGGGCGTGTCCTGCGGCGCACGTCACCTCGACGGCGGGCGAGCCCGGAGCCGCGACGGACGACGCCCGGCCGCGTCTCCTCGTCATCGGCCCCGCACGGGCGGACCAGGCCGGCGGAGCGGATCTCGTACGGGCGCTGCGCGCCCGCTGCCGCGACCTCGCCGTCCTCGTGGTGAGCGGTCGGGACACGGCCGACGCTGCCGTCGAGGCCATGAAGGCCGGAGCCGGCGACTACGTGGTGCTGCGCGATGCCGAGGGGCTCGCGCGGGTGACGGAGGCCGTCACGCGTCTGGCACGCGCCGCAGCGCCCGCCGGTCTCAGCCGTCACGCCGCTGCCGCGCGCGGCGAGGGACTCTCGGGCCTCGTCGGCCGCAGCCGCGCGATCGACGAGGTGCGCACGCTCGTCCGTACGGCCGCGCACACCGAGGCGCACGTGCTGATCGAGGGCGAGACGGGCACCGGCAAGGAGGTGGTCGCGCGCGCGGTGCACGGCCTCGGCCGGCGCGCCGCGGGCCCCTTCGTGCCGGTCAACTGCGCGGCCGTACCCGAGACGCTCGCCGAGAGCGAGTTCTTCGGCCACGCGCGCGGCGCCTTCACCGGCGCCCTCCAGGAACGGCCGGGCGCGCTCCAGCTGGCGGACCGGGGCACGCTCTTCCTCGACGAGGTGGAAGACCTCCCCCTCGCCCTCCAGGCGAAGCTGCTGCGCGTCGTCCAGGACCGCGAGGTCCGCCCCCTCGGCGGCAGCGTGGCGCGCCGGTTCGACGTCCGCCTGATCGCCGCTTCCAACCGTGACCTCGCCCGCATGATCGAGGCCGGCACGTTTCGCAGCGACCTCTACTACCGGCTCCGCGTGTTCACCATCCAGCTGCCGCCGCTCCGCCAGCGGCGGGACGATGTGCCCCTCCTGATCGAGCACTTCGTCGGGCGCTTCAACCACCGCCACGGCACTGCGTTCGGCGTGCCGGGGGCGGCGGCGCTGCGCCCGCTGCTCGAGCACCCGTGGCCGGGCAACGTGCGCGAGCTCGAGAACGTCGTCGAGTCCGTGCTGATCCTCGCCGGCGCCACCGGGGCGTCCATGGCCGAGGTGCTCGGCGCGAGCCAGAGGCCGGTCGGCGGCTTCCAGCTCGACGAGCGGAGCCGCATCGTGCGCATGCTCGACGAGCACCGCTGGAACCGGCAGCGAGCCGCGGCCGCGCTCGGCATCTCGCGCGTCACACTCTGGCGGCGCATGGAACGGCACGGCATCCGGGACCCCCTCGGCACACCCGCGCGTGAAACGGCCTGA
- a CDS encoding dienelactone hydrolase family protein, with protein sequence MFPIWRHMETIEVPTSAGALPAFLARPPGEGPAPAVLVIMEAFGLNAHIKDVARRLAAEGYVALAPDLYWRGGKGRAVRYDQLPEAIALMQSLKDDEVVADVGGAVGYLERQPFVRGDRIGITGFCMGGRVSFLVACELPDKIKAAAPFYGGGIPIEKTAKLKAPLLAFFGEDDPFIPLDTVERLKAELARHRKHAEVIVYPKAPHGFFCNERDSYRPEAARDAWEHLKTFLATHLKR encoded by the coding sequence ATGTTTCCTATATGGCGCCACATGGAGACGATCGAGGTTCCGACCTCCGCCGGCGCGCTCCCCGCCTTCCTCGCACGACCTCCCGGCGAAGGCCCAGCCCCTGCGGTGCTCGTCATCATGGAGGCGTTCGGCCTCAATGCGCACATCAAGGACGTCGCACGCCGCCTCGCCGCCGAGGGCTACGTGGCGCTCGCACCGGACCTGTACTGGCGGGGCGGCAAGGGACGCGCCGTCCGGTACGACCAGCTCCCCGAGGCGATCGCCCTGATGCAGAGCCTCAAGGACGACGAGGTGGTGGCCGACGTCGGCGGCGCGGTCGGGTACCTCGAGCGCCAGCCCTTCGTGCGCGGCGACCGGATCGGCATCACCGGGTTCTGCATGGGCGGCCGGGTGAGCTTTCTCGTCGCCTGCGAGCTGCCCGACAAGATCAAGGCGGCCGCGCCGTTCTACGGGGGCGGCATCCCGATCGAGAAGACGGCGAAGCTCAAGGCCCCGCTCCTCGCCTTTTTCGGTGAGGACGACCCGTTCATCCCGCTCGACACCGTCGAGCGGCTGAAGGCCGAGCTCGCACGGCACCGCAAGCACGCCGAGGTGATCGTCTACCCGAAGGCCCCGCACGGCTTCTTCTGCAACGAGCGCGATTCCTACCGGCCCGAGGCCGCGCGCGACGCCTGGGAGCACCTCAAGACTTTCCTCGCGACGCACCTGAAGCGCTGA
- a CDS encoding methylcrotonoyl-CoA carboxylase: MEHLVQALRAARARVAEGGPPEARARHTARGKLLVRDRIDRLLDAGSPFLELSPLAAWGCYDDEAPGAGIVTGIGRIAGRECVVVANDATVKGGTYYPLTVKKHLRAQEIALENRLACVYLVDSGGAFLPLQAEVFPDRDHFGRIFYNQARMSAAGLPQVAVVLGSCTAGGAYVPAMCDEAIIVRNQGTIFLGGPPLVRAATGEEVTAEELGGGDVHTRISGVADHLAQDDDDALGMAREVFQAMPPPRRHPLERQPSEEPAYDPRELHGIVSRDPRRPTDAREVIARLVDGSRFHEFKALYGQTLVTGFAHLHGYPLGILANQGVLFSESALKASHFIELACARGVPLLFLQNITGFIVGRQYEHGGIAKDGAKMVNAVANAAVPKLTVLIGASHGAGNYGMCGRAYSPRLLFTWPSSRISVMGGEQAAQTLLTVKLQQLEARGETLTPAAREASMAPILEKYETEGSPYYATARLWDDGILDPLETRDALALGLAAALNAPIPETTYGVFRM, from the coding sequence ATGGAGCACCTGGTGCAGGCCTTGCGCGCGGCCCGCGCCCGCGTCGCCGAGGGCGGGCCGCCGGAGGCCCGCGCGCGCCACACCGCACGCGGCAAGCTCCTCGTGCGCGACCGGATCGACCGGTTGCTCGACGCCGGCTCGCCCTTCCTCGAGCTGTCGCCGCTCGCCGCCTGGGGCTGCTACGACGACGAGGCGCCGGGGGCGGGCATCGTCACCGGCATCGGGCGCATCGCCGGCCGCGAATGCGTCGTCGTCGCGAACGACGCGACCGTCAAGGGCGGCACGTACTACCCGCTCACCGTGAAGAAGCACCTCCGGGCACAGGAGATCGCGCTCGAGAACCGGCTCGCGTGCGTGTACCTCGTCGATTCGGGCGGCGCCTTCCTGCCGTTGCAGGCCGAGGTGTTCCCCGACCGCGACCACTTCGGGCGCATCTTCTACAACCAGGCCCGAATGTCGGCGGCCGGGCTGCCCCAGGTGGCCGTGGTGCTCGGCTCGTGCACGGCAGGCGGCGCCTACGTGCCGGCCATGTGCGACGAGGCGATCATCGTGCGCAACCAGGGGACCATCTTCCTCGGCGGCCCGCCGCTCGTGCGCGCCGCCACCGGCGAGGAGGTGACGGCCGAGGAGCTCGGCGGCGGCGACGTGCACACGCGCATCTCGGGTGTCGCCGATCACCTCGCCCAGGACGACGACGACGCGCTCGGCATGGCGCGCGAGGTCTTCCAGGCGATGCCCCCGCCCCGCCGCCACCCGCTCGAGCGGCAGCCGTCGGAGGAGCCGGCCTACGACCCGCGCGAGCTCCACGGCATCGTGTCGCGCGACCCGCGCCGGCCGACCGACGCGCGCGAGGTGATCGCCCGGCTGGTCGACGGCAGCCGCTTCCACGAGTTCAAGGCGCTCTACGGCCAGACGCTCGTGACCGGCTTCGCCCACCTGCACGGCTATCCGCTCGGCATCCTGGCCAACCAGGGCGTGCTGTTCTCGGAGTCGGCGCTCAAGGCGAGCCACTTCATCGAGCTCGCGTGCGCCCGCGGGGTGCCGCTCCTCTTCCTCCAGAACATCACCGGCTTCATCGTCGGCAGGCAGTACGAGCACGGCGGCATCGCCAAGGACGGCGCCAAGATGGTGAACGCCGTCGCCAACGCGGCGGTGCCCAAGCTCACGGTGCTGATCGGCGCCTCGCACGGCGCGGGGAACTACGGGATGTGCGGGCGGGCGTACTCGCCGCGGCTCCTGTTCACGTGGCCGTCGAGCCGCATCTCCGTGATGGGCGGCGAGCAGGCGGCCCAGACGCTCCTCACCGTCAAGCTCCAGCAGCTCGAGGCCCGCGGCGAGACCCTGACGCCCGCCGCGCGCGAGGCCTCCATGGCCCCCATCCTCGAGAAGTACGAGACCGAGGGGAGCCCCTACTACGCGACGGCCCGGCTGTGGGACGACGGCATCCTCGACCCGCTCGAGACGCGCGACGCGCTCGCGCTCGGCCTGGCGGCGGCGCTGAACGCGCCGATCCCCGAGACGACCTACGGCGTCTTCCGGATGTGA
- a CDS encoding methionyl-tRNA formyltransferase, producing the protein MRILLVGQAAFAAEVLQRLEAAGDAMAGVVCPPDAPGKADPLKQAAEARGVPVHQFGSLKTPDARRAFEDARADLAALVYATQIVPEPLLRIPRLTSICFHPSLLPRYRGGSAIAWQLIRGETRTGVTVFWPDAGIDTGPILLQREAPVDPDDTAGTLYYRTLYPLGVQAVVDAVALIREGRAPRIPQDESRASYDPLCRDEHAAVDWARPAAEVHNLIRGCDPQPGAHTVWRDGRLRFYEPRRVPGKAGAAPGTVLAIDAEGITVACGDGGAVRCARGRDGGTKAAAAALAQTIGLEPGARLGG; encoded by the coding sequence GTGCGCATCCTCCTCGTCGGCCAGGCGGCGTTCGCCGCCGAGGTTCTCCAACGCCTCGAGGCCGCGGGAGACGCCATGGCGGGCGTCGTCTGTCCGCCGGACGCGCCGGGCAAGGCGGATCCACTGAAGCAGGCGGCCGAGGCGCGCGGCGTCCCCGTCCATCAGTTCGGTTCGCTGAAGACGCCCGACGCCAGGCGCGCCTTCGAGGACGCGCGGGCCGACCTCGCCGCCCTCGTCTACGCGACGCAGATCGTCCCCGAGCCGCTGCTCCGCATCCCGCGGCTCACCAGCATCTGCTTCCACCCCTCGCTGCTGCCGCGCTACCGCGGCGGGAGCGCGATCGCCTGGCAGCTGATCCGGGGCGAGACGCGGACCGGCGTCACCGTCTTCTGGCCCGACGCCGGCATCGACACCGGGCCGATCCTCCTGCAGCGCGAGGCCCCGGTCGATCCCGACGACACGGCCGGGACGCTCTACTACCGGACGCTCTACCCGCTCGGCGTCCAGGCGGTCGTCGACGCGGTGGCGCTCATCCGCGAGGGGAGGGCGCCCCGGATCCCGCAGGACGAGTCCCGGGCGAGCTACGACCCGCTCTGTCGCGACGAGCACGCCGCCGTCGACTGGGCGCGTCCGGCGGCCGAGGTCCACAACCTGATCCGCGGCTGCGATCCGCAGCCGGGCGCGCACACGGTCTGGCGGGACGGGCGCCTGCGTTTCTACGAGCCGAGGCGGGTTCCCGGGAAGGCAGGGGCGGCGCCGGGGACGGTCCTCGCGATCGACGCCGAGGGCATCACCGTCGCCTGCGGGGACGGCGGCGCGGTGCGTTGCGCGCGCGGCCGCGACGGCGGCACGAAGGCCGCCGCCGCGGCGCTGGCGCAGACCATCGGGCTCGAGCCTGGAGCCCGTCTCGGGGGCTAG
- a CDS encoding NAD-dependent epimerase/dehydratase family protein codes for MARAPVEGPEQLFHFAEAAASARVAPASEPPRAVAEPVETVLITGIAGGQGRLIARRIAGARCRIIGVDRAPWEGHPADVRMYVVDIRKRKFEDVFRTERPDAVVHHAFVRHFRGDPEVRHEVNVLGTKRLLEYAIAHGVKRMVVLSSAYVYGALPDNPYYMDEEFPLNVSRTYPEVRDLAEVDTLATAFLWRHPEVATAILRPVNTLGYYVQSAIGRYLRQRYVPTILGFNPVMQFIHEEDVAEAVALALQTGAHGVFNVAGPGAVPLKVAIRETARTAVPIPETIARAVFRQLFRFGLYPTPPGAMDFLKYPCTIDGRGFERATGFKPLFSLEDIFASVRH; via the coding sequence ATGGCGCGTGCCCCCGTCGAGGGACCCGAGCAGCTCTTCCACTTCGCCGAGGCCGCGGCATCGGCTCGCGTCGCGCCCGCGTCCGAACCGCCGCGGGCCGTTGCCGAGCCGGTCGAGACGGTGCTGATCACCGGGATCGCCGGCGGCCAGGGGCGGCTCATCGCGCGCCGCATCGCCGGCGCCCGATGCCGGATCATCGGCGTCGATCGCGCGCCGTGGGAAGGACACCCGGCCGACGTGCGCATGTACGTGGTCGACATCCGCAAGCGCAAGTTCGAGGACGTGTTCCGGACCGAGCGACCCGACGCCGTCGTCCACCACGCTTTCGTCCGTCACTTCCGCGGCGACCCCGAGGTCCGGCACGAGGTGAACGTGCTCGGGACCAAACGGTTGCTGGAATATGCGATCGCGCACGGCGTGAAGCGCATGGTCGTGCTGTCGAGCGCGTACGTCTACGGCGCGCTGCCCGACAACCCCTACTACATGGACGAGGAGTTCCCGCTGAACGTCAGCCGCACCTATCCCGAGGTGCGCGACCTCGCCGAGGTCGACACGCTCGCCACCGCCTTCCTCTGGCGCCATCCCGAGGTGGCGACCGCCATCCTGCGGCCGGTCAACACCCTCGGCTACTACGTGCAGAGCGCGATCGGCCGCTACCTCCGGCAGCGCTACGTGCCGACCATCCTCGGCTTCAACCCGGTGATGCAGTTCATCCACGAAGAGGACGTGGCCGAGGCCGTCGCGCTCGCGCTGCAGACGGGCGCGCACGGTGTCTTCAATGTCGCCGGCCCGGGCGCCGTGCCGCTGAAGGTCGCGATCCGCGAGACCGCCCGCACGGCCGTCCCCATCCCGGAGACGATCGCGCGGGCCGTCTTCAGGCAGCTCTTTCGCTTCGGGCTCTATCCCACGCCGCCGGGCGCGATGGATTTCCTGAAATACCCCTGCACCATCGACGGCCGGGGCTTCGAGCGGGCGACGGGCTTCAAGCCGCTCTTCAGCCTCGAGGACATCTTCGCGAGTGTCCGCCACTGA